The following proteins are co-located in the Rhea pennata isolate bPtePen1 chromosome 2, bPtePen1.pri, whole genome shotgun sequence genome:
- the OPRK1 gene encoding kappa-type opioid receptor isoform X2, with protein MDVPVQIFREELGSTCSPGPCRPPSTSSSWVLGWVDYDGNATGTFEDAQHNHTSISPTIPIIITAVYSVVFVVGLVGNSLVMFVIIRYTKMKTATNIYIFNLALADALVTTTMPFQSTEYMMNSWPFGDVICKIVISIDYYNMFTSIFTLTMMSVDRYIAVCHPVKALDFRTPLKAKIINICIWLLSSSVGISAIVLGGTKVREGDTECSLQFPDRDYMWWDTFMKICVFVFAFVVPVLIIIVCYTLMILRLKSVRLLSGSREKDRNLRRITRLVLVVVAVFIICWTPIHIFVLVEALGDVSHSTAAISSYYFCVALGYTNSSLNPILYAFLDENFKRCFKDFCFPFKMRMDRQSTSRVRNTVQDPAYMRETDGTEKPV; from the exons ATGGATGTCCCCGTGCAGATTTTCCGGGAGGAGCTGGGCTCCACCTGCTCCCCAGGGCCCTGCCGCccccccagcaccagcagcagctgggtcCTGGGCTGGGTGGACTATGATGGCAACGCCACAGGGACTTTCGAGGACGCCCAGCACAACCATACCAGCATCTCCCCCACCATCCCCATCATCATCACTGCTGTCTACTCAGTAGTCTTCGTTGTTGGCTTGGTGGGAAACTCTCTGGTCATGTTTGTCATCATAAG atataCAAAGATGAAGACAGCAACCAACATCTACATTTTCAATCTGGCTTTGGCAGATGCACTAGTTACCACTACTATGCCTTTCCAGAGCACTGAGTACATGATGAACTCTTGGCCATTTGGGGATGTGATCTgtaaaatagttatttcaaTTGACTATTACAACATGTTTACCAGCATATTCACACTGACTATGATGAGTGTTGATCGATATATTGCTGTGTGTCATCCTGTGAAGGCTCTGGACTTCCGTACTCCTCTCAAGGCGAAGATAATTAACATCTGTATCTGGCTATTGTCCTCCTCTGTTGGCATATCTGCCATAGTTCTTGGAGGAACCAAAGTCAGAGAAGGTGA CACTGAGTGTTCCTTGCAATTTCCAGACAGAGATTACATGTGGTGGGACACCTTCatgaaaatctgtgtttttgtctttgcatttgTCGTTCCAGTCCTCATTATAATTGTTTGCTATACACTGATGATCCTACGTCTTAAAAGTGTACGACTGCTCTCAGGGTCCCGAGAAAAGGATCGAAACCTGCGCCGCATCACCAGACTGGTTCTTGTGGTTGTGGCAGTATTTATTATCTGTTGGACACCTATTCACATTTTTGTGCTGGTGGAAGCGTTAGGGGATGTGTCCCACAGTACTGCGGCTATCTCCAGCTACTATTTCTGTGTTGCTTTGGGTTACACCAACAGCAGCCTCAATCCGATCCTGTATGCTTTCTTGGATGAAAACTTCAAGAGATGTTTCAAGGACTTCTGCTTTCCGTTTAAGATGAGGATGGACAGGCAGAGCACCAGCAGAGTCAGAAACACTGTGCAAGACCCGGCCTATATGAGGGAAACAGATGGGACAGAGAAACCTGTATGA
- the OPRK1 gene encoding kappa-type opioid receptor isoform X1 — MDVPVQIFREELGSTCSPGPCRPPSTSSSWVLGWVDYDGNATGTFEDAQHNHTSISPTIPIIITAVYSVVFVVGLVGNSLVMFVIIRYTKMKTATNIYIFNLALADALVTTTMPFQSTEYMMNSWPFGDVICKIVISIDYYNMFTSIFTLTMMSVDRYIAVCHPVKALDFRTPLKAKIINICIWLLSSSVGISAIVLGGTKVREDTASTECSLQFPDRDYMWWDTFMKICVFVFAFVVPVLIIIVCYTLMILRLKSVRLLSGSREKDRNLRRITRLVLVVVAVFIICWTPIHIFVLVEALGDVSHSTAAISSYYFCVALGYTNSSLNPILYAFLDENFKRCFKDFCFPFKMRMDRQSTSRVRNTVQDPAYMRETDGTEKPV, encoded by the exons ATGGATGTCCCCGTGCAGATTTTCCGGGAGGAGCTGGGCTCCACCTGCTCCCCAGGGCCCTGCCGCccccccagcaccagcagcagctgggtcCTGGGCTGGGTGGACTATGATGGCAACGCCACAGGGACTTTCGAGGACGCCCAGCACAACCATACCAGCATCTCCCCCACCATCCCCATCATCATCACTGCTGTCTACTCAGTAGTCTTCGTTGTTGGCTTGGTGGGAAACTCTCTGGTCATGTTTGTCATCATAAG atataCAAAGATGAAGACAGCAACCAACATCTACATTTTCAATCTGGCTTTGGCAGATGCACTAGTTACCACTACTATGCCTTTCCAGAGCACTGAGTACATGATGAACTCTTGGCCATTTGGGGATGTGATCTgtaaaatagttatttcaaTTGACTATTACAACATGTTTACCAGCATATTCACACTGACTATGATGAGTGTTGATCGATATATTGCTGTGTGTCATCCTGTGAAGGCTCTGGACTTCCGTACTCCTCTCAAGGCGAAGATAATTAACATCTGTATCTGGCTATTGTCCTCCTCTGTTGGCATATCTGCCATAGTTCTTGGAGGAACCAAAGTCAGAGAAG ATACTGCTAGCACTGAGTGTTCCTTGCAATTTCCAGACAGAGATTACATGTGGTGGGACACCTTCatgaaaatctgtgtttttgtctttgcatttgTCGTTCCAGTCCTCATTATAATTGTTTGCTATACACTGATGATCCTACGTCTTAAAAGTGTACGACTGCTCTCAGGGTCCCGAGAAAAGGATCGAAACCTGCGCCGCATCACCAGACTGGTTCTTGTGGTTGTGGCAGTATTTATTATCTGTTGGACACCTATTCACATTTTTGTGCTGGTGGAAGCGTTAGGGGATGTGTCCCACAGTACTGCGGCTATCTCCAGCTACTATTTCTGTGTTGCTTTGGGTTACACCAACAGCAGCCTCAATCCGATCCTGTATGCTTTCTTGGATGAAAACTTCAAGAGATGTTTCAAGGACTTCTGCTTTCCGTTTAAGATGAGGATGGACAGGCAGAGCACCAGCAGAGTCAGAAACACTGTGCAAGACCCGGCCTATATGAGGGAAACAGATGGGACAGAGAAACCTGTATGA